In Actinomyces marmotae, the DNA window TCTTAGCGGCGTCACGGAAGCCCAGGAGGCGCTTGGAGACCTCGGCGAACTGCTCCGTTCCCTTGGCGTTGAACTCGACGGACACGCCCCAGTTGTTGGTGGGCCCTCCTTGCTCGGTGGTCTCAGTGCCGGAGACGGCCTTGTCGATGTCCGTGCCGGCAATGTCGGCGGGGCCGAGGATGTAGGCGGTGCCGTTGCCCCGCTTGTCACAGGAGATGACGGCCTTGGTGGGATCCTGGGCCTCACCGGTGAGGTTCTCCGGGGCGGTGCAGTCGAGCATGGCGGCGTCGTAGATCATCTTCTCGGTGATCCACGCGTCCGAGGAGTTGTCATCGCTGGTGGCCGGCAGGGGGTCCTCGCTGATGGTGCCGTCGCGGTTGACGTCGGCGGCCCGGGTGGCGACCTCCTCGGGCGTGGTCGGCCGGATGGTGGGGGTGGCGGAAGGACTGGCGCTGGGGGTGGCCGCCTCAGTGGGGGTGGCCGCCTCAGTGGGAGTGGCCGTCTCAGTGGGAGTGGCCGTGGCCTGCGCCTGCTGCCTCGCCGCCAGGTTGTTCTGCTGCTCCGCGATCCGCGCGGCGCTGACCTGGAAGACGCGGATGACCGGCCGGAAGTAGAGGACCGCCGCCTTGCGCACGAGATCGAGGGTGGCCTCGCTCGGGGTTCCGGGAAGCGCCACGACGATGTTATGCCCGCCCTGGCGGGAGATCTGGGCCTCGGCCACGCCGGAAGCGTCGACGCGCTGGCGGATGACCTCGATGGCCTGGTTGACGTCCTCGTCGGAGATCTCCGAGCCGTCGGTCGTGGTCGGCGTGAGGATGATCTGGGTGCCGCCCTCGAGGTCGAGGGCCAGGCCGGGGGTTATGGCGGTGCGCTTCGTCGCCGAGCCGAAGGCGAGGGCGCCGAAGCCGACGGCGAGGACGAGCAGCAGGAGGAGGATCCTGGTTCCGGGGCGCTTGATCTTCTTGGTGGGCACGGGGTCCCTTTCATCAGGTAGCCGCCTGGGCGGCAGGATGCGTCGGGTGAGGGAGGCGCCCGCCGGGCCCTGGGGAGTGGGCGACGCCGGGCGTTATGGGCTCAGGACTCGGTGGCCTCCGAGTCGGCGGTGGCGTGCTCGGCGGTGGCGTGGGCCGCGTCGTCGGCGTCATCAGCCTCGCCGGCGGTGTCATCGTCCTCGCTGGCGGAGGCGAAGGGGGGCTCCTCGGCGCAGACGATGGCCTTCTTGTTCCACAGGGACTCGTCGCCCAGCTGGGTGGCGAGCACGACGACGTCGCCGTCGACATCGACCACCTGACCGTAGAAGCCGCCGGTGGTGCGCACCCAGGTCCCCGCCACGAGGGCCTCCTCGCGGCGCCGGTCCTGCTCGGCGACGATCTTCTGCTGCTGACGGCGGGCGAAGCCGCTGAACAGCCACATGATGATGAGGAACGCGGCGAGCATGATCATGATGGACATAGGGACTCCAGTTCCGGAAGTGATCCGCAGCTCCTGCGGCGACGACGCCCCGATGTGGGGCAAACCGCACCGAGTCTAGGTCACCGCCGGGGGCGACGGGGTGGCCGAAACCCCGACCGGGCTGTGACACGCGCCCCGTTCGGGTCGGGGCGGCTCGGGACGAGACGCGCGCGTGACCGCGCCGTGGCCCGACTGTGCTCTTCCGCCCGGGGCGGACCCCTGGGGACGGACCCCGGGGACGGACCGGCCGATGGCCGCGCGGCGCTCAGACGAGCAGGGCGCCCTCGGCGGGGGGCTCCAGTCCGAGATGCGCGTAGGCGGCGGGGGTCGCGGCGCGGCCCCGGGGCGTGCGCACCACGAGGCCCTCGCGGACGAGGTAGGGCTCGGCCACGGTCTCCACCGTCTCCGGCTCCTCCCCCACGCTCACCGCGAGCGTCGCCAGGCCCACCGGGCCGCCGCCGAATCGGGAGCACAGGGCTTCCAGCACCTGCCGGTCGAGGCGGTCCAGGCCCAGGGCGTCGACCTCGAAGACCGCCAGCGCGGCGCGGGCGGCCTGAAGATCGAGGATCCCGGGGGTCCCGTGGACCTGAGCCCAGTCCTGGACGCGCCGCAGGAGCCGGTTGGCGATGCGCGGCGTGCCCCGCGACCGGCTGGCGAGCTCGGAAGCGGCCTCGGGCTCCAGGCCCACGCCGAGCAGGCCGGCGGAGCGGTTGAGGATCCGCGCCAGTTCCCCTGGCGCGTAGTAGTCGAGGTGGCCGGTGAATCCGAAGCGGTCGCGCAGCGGCGCGGGCAGGAGGCCCGCCCGGGTGGTTGCGCCGACCACCGTGAAGGGGGGCAGCGCCAGGGGGATGGAGGTGGCGCCCGGGCCCTTGCCGACGACGACGTCCACCCGGTAATCCTCCATCGCCAGGTAGAGCATCTCCTCGGCGGTGCGGGCCAGGCGGTGGATCTCGTCGATGAAGAGGACATCGCCCTCCTCCAGGGAGGACAGGATCGCCGCGAGGTCCCCCGCGTGCTGGATGGCGGGCCCGGAGGTGAGCCGCAGTGCCCCTCCGACCTCGGCGGCGATGATCATGGCGAGCGTCGTCTTGCCCAGGCCGGGCGGGCCGGACAGGAGCACATGGTCCGGGACCGCGCCGCGGGCGAGGGCCGCGCGCAGCACCACGGAGAGTTGGCCGCGCACGACCTCCTGGCCGGTGAAGTCCTCCAGGCGCTTGGGGCGCAGGGCGGCCTCGGCGGCGCGCTCGGCCTCATCCGCCCCGCCGCCCACAAAGCGGCCCGGCATGTCCTCAGCCACGGCGGCCACCGCCCAGCCATCTCAGGGCCGCGCGCAGGATCTCGGGGACGGCCGGGGCCTGGCCGGGGGCGGCCAGGCCGGGCCCGACGGCGAGGACGGCCTCGCGGGCGCTCGCCTCATTCCAGCCGAGTTGGACGAGCGCGGCGACGACGTCGGGGTGGGGCTCGCCGTCCTCGGCCGCGCCGTCGGCGGCGATGGGCTCGCCGCGGCTCGCGGGGGGCTCCTGGCCGAGCGGGGGCCCGAGCTTGTCGCCGACGTCGATGATGATCCTCTGCGCGCCCTTGGGCCCCAGGCCGGGGACGCGCTTGAGGGCGGCGACATCCTCGGCGGCGATGGCGCGGCGCAGGGCGTCAGGCGTGTGGACCGCGAGCATGGCCAGGGCGAGCTTGGCGCCCACGCCCTTGGCCCCGAGCAGGACCCGGAAACAGTCGCGCTCGTCGGCCTCGGCGAATCCGTAGAGGGTCAGGGAGTCCTCGCGCACAATGAGCTCGGTGTGCAGGAGGGCCTCGGCGCCCACGCGCAATGCGGACAGGGTGGTGGGGGTGGCGAGGACGGCCAGGCCCACTCCCCCGGTCTCGATCACCGCCGAGGTCAGCGAGACCGCGACGACGGTGCCGCGCAGCGAGGCGATCATAGGCGGGGACTCCCTTCGAACAATTGTTCGGATAGTAGCAGGGGTGCGCGAGGCGGGCCCCGCGCTCATCCGGCGTGGCGGGGATCGACGGCGCCGGTGCGACGGGCCGCCGCCTGGGCGGCCGCCCACTGGCGCTGGGCGGGGGTCCGGGCGCTGGCGCGCACCGCTCCCCCGGCGGAGACCATCTCGGTGGCGCCGTCCGCCCCGGTGCCCCCGCCGCGCCAGCCATGGCAGATCGCCTGGGCGAGCGCGTCAGCGGCATCGGCGGGCTTGGGGGGCTCGGCCAGACCGAGAATGCGGGCGACCATGGCCTGAACCTGGGCCTTGCCGGCCACCCCCGACCCGGTGACGGCCGCCTTGGCCTCACTCGGCGTGTGCTGGGCGACCTCGATGCCGGCGCGGGCGCCGGCGAGCATCACCACGCCCATAACCTGGGCGACGCCGATGACGGAGCGCAGGTTGTCCTGGGCGAAGACCCTCTCGACGCTCAGCGCGCTGGGCCCCAGGCGGGCGATCCAGTCGTCGAGGGCCTCGGCGATGGCCAGGATCCGCAACTCGGGGCTCTGAGCCGGCGGGGTGCGCACGACGCCGACCTCGACGAGCCGGACGCGGCGGCGCGGGTCGATGTCCACGCAGCCGAGCCCGCAGCGCGTGAGCCCGGGGTCGATGCCCAGGACGCGCTGCTGGGCGACGGCGGCGCGGCTGGAGGCTGGCCGCCGCGCGCCCCCGGAGGCGCCGGCCGTGGCGCTCAGCCCTCGTCCGCCTCGAGCTCGGCGGCGACCTCAGCGGAGATGTCCACGGAGGTGTAGACGTTCTGGACGTCGTCGAGGTCCTCCAGGGCGTCAACGAGGCGCAGGACCTTGCGGGCGCCATCGGCGTCGACCTCGATCCGCGTGCCCGCGACGAACTGGGACTCCGCGGAGTCGTAGTCCATGCCGGCCTCGGCGACGGCGGTGCGCACGGCGACGAGGTCCTGGGGCTCGGAGATGACCTCGAAGGAGTCGGCGCCCTCAATGACCTCCTCGGCGCCGGCGTCGAGCACGGCCATGAGGATCGTGTCCTCGTCGATGCCGTCAGCCTTGGCGATCTCGACGACGCCCTTGCGGGTGAAGTTGTAGGCCACCGAGCCGGGGTCCGCCAGCGACCCGCCGGTGCGGGTGAAGGCGACGCGCACGTCGGAGGCGGCCCGGTTGCGGTTGTCGGTGAGGCACTCGACGAGGAAGGCGACGCCGGCGGGTCCGTAGCCCTCGTACATGATGGTCTGCCAGTCGGCGCCTCCGGCCTCCTCGCCGCTGCCGCGCTTGACGGCGCGGGTGATGTTGTCGGCGGGGACGGAGTTCTTCTTGGCCTTCTGGATGGCGTCGAAGAGGGTGGGGTTGCCGGCGGGGTCACCGCCACCGGTGCGGGCGGCGACCTCGATGTTCTTGATGAGGCGCGCGAACAGTTTGCCGCGCTTGGCGTCGATGGCGGCCTTCTTGTGCTTCGTGGTGGCCCACTTGGAGTGACCCGACATGTGTTCTCCTCGGCGGTAGCGGACTGGCTCGGCGTCCAGGCCCTATGTCTCTGACGTGCCGCGAGTGGGCGCGGCGAACCGCGCATATCCTAGCGCGCCGGGGCCCGCCGCCCGCGCCCGCGCGCCTCAGGCCGCGCCCCGCGCCGCGCGCCGACTGGCGCCCTTCCCCCTGACAGGTGCCGCCAGCACCGAGAGGAGCGGGCAGAGCGCACCACTCGGTGCTATTGGCGCCTCTCGCCGCGGGCGTACCGCGCGCCCCGCCGCCCGCGTGCCTCAGGACCTCTCGTGGATGGCGCGGACGGCGCCGTCCCATCCGGCCATGAGCTCGCGGGCCAGGATGGGCAGAGACTCGGGGTAGACGGTCAGGCCCGAGGCGACGGCGTCGTCGAGCTCGTCCAGGCCCCACCAGCGCAGCGAGTCCAAAACGTCGCGCTCCATGTCCGTCCACCCGGCGCGGTCGAGTTCGCCCAGGTGGCCCTCGAGGGCGGCGGTGTCGGGGCGCTCCAGGCGGGCGAGGTACATCACCTCGTCCTGGCGGCAGGTGACGAGGTTGAAGACGAAGTCGCTGGATCTCTCGACGACGGGCCCGATGAGCCGGTCGGCCGCCAGGCGGATGCCGGTCTCCTCCCACAGCTCGCGCAGCGCCGCCTCGCGGGGCCCCTCGCCGTCGGCGATGCCGCCGCCAGGGGTGAAGGCCCAGGCGCGGGCGGCGTCGGCGAAGTCGTGGCCCAGGACCAGGAGGATCCCCGGCTCGGGATCCTCGCGCAGGGCGATGACGCGGGCGGCGCGCCGGAACGGCAGCCCCTCGGGACCGAGTCGCCACTCCTCGGAGCCGAGCAGCTCGCGCCAGTCGGCGGGCACTCGCGCGGGGTCGCGCCCATCAGGGGCAAGGCCCGGCGCGCTCCGGGGCGGGGTCATGCGGGCCCCTCCTGGGCGGCCATGTCAGCGCTGCCCCATGTAGGCGGCGCGCGAGTCCATGACCCGGTCGAGGAGAGTCCTCTCGGAGGCGGCGAAATCGCTCACCGAGTGGCCCTCCATGGCGCCCTGGCGGAGATTGGCCAGTTGGACGGAGGCGGCCTGGAAGTCTCGCATGGCGCGCTTGGCGCCCGGGCCGCGCCTCCTGGCCCACCGGCGGGCGGCTCTGCGCCCAGCGGAGGTGGTGAGCATCGTGACCTCGGCCTCGTGGTACCAGCCGGACTGCCCGTACTCGCGCAGCCTCGCGCGTATCCGGAGCCGCTCACGCCAGCGCAGCACCAGGACGAGGGCGATGGCGGCGACGAACAGGGGGACCTCGACGATGAAGTAGAGCATGAGGTCGCTTGACAGCGCGCCGTTCCAGAAGGCGTGGAGGCAGATCGCCCCGGCCAGGCCCATCGGGGTGAGCCACAGCCAGGCCAGGCGCGAGCGCATCCGGGCCGAGGCGCCGATCGCCACGCCGGTACAGGCGGTGAACATGATGTGCGCGAAGGGCGACATGATGCCGCGCAGCACGAAGGTGCGGGCGAGGTTGTCCTGGTTCTGCAGGAAGTAGAGGATGTTCTCGGAGAAGGCGAATCCGGCGGCCACGACGGCCGCGTAGACGATGCCGTCGACGGCGCCGTTGAAGGAGTGCCGCGCGAGCAGGAAGATGAGGAGCACGCCCAGTCCCTTGGTGCTCTCCTCCACGAGGGGCGCGGTGATGACGGCGCTGACGTACCGGAAGTCGTTGGTGGCGCCGGCCAGGAGCATGGTGGCGCTCGTGTTGGCGACGAGGGAGACCGCCGTGGACACGCCCACTCCCCACAGGAATGCCAGCAGCAGCATTCCGAGCGGCTCGGGCTCCCAGCGGTCGATCCACCACACGGTGGTCAGCACGATGGTCAGGGGGACGAGCGCCAGGAGGGTCATCTGCAGGAGGCTGGAGCCGCTGGAGGCGATGGAGGCCAGCACGTAGAGCATGATGCCCGCGCCGATGACGCCGGCCACCACGAGCAGTCCGACGACGACGCGGCGACGGCGGACGCGGCGCATGGCGACGGGATCGGCCCAGTCGGGGGCGGCGGAGGAGGCGAAGACGTCCTCGCGGTGGGTGGGGCGGGGGGCCCAGGCCGAGCGCCGGTAGCCCGCGCGCGGCGCCCACCCCGAACTTCCGGGCGCGGTCATGCTGCCTCCTGATCAGGGGATGGCTCGGCATCGTCGTCGATGTCGAAGGCGCTGGGCATCGGGGCGTGCCCGGCCAGGCGCAGCAGGCGCACCACGGGGGTGGAGCGGAGTCTGCGGGCCTCGGCGACATGCGTGTTGTGGAAACGGCGGGCCAGGACGACGCGCGCGCTGGCGCGCTCCAGGCGGCCGACGGCGTCCACTCCCATCTCGGTGGCGCGCAGCTCGGCCCTGGCCTCGCCGTCGACGGCGGTGCGGATGACCCGGGAGAGGTCGGATTCGACTCCGGCCCGGGAGCGCCCCGCACTGCCCTGGGGAGGCTCGGCGGGGGCCGCCCTCCTGCCCGCGGTATCGAGGGGGTCGAGGCCGTCGGGGACGATCGGGGTCTCGCAGTCGAGGGCCTCATGGGCGGCGCGCTGGAGGAGCATCGCCGAGGCGGCGTCGAGCAGCCCCGTCGAGGCGAGGTCGACCGCGGCCTGCGCCCGGTAGGCCAGGTGCTTCTCGAGGGTGGCGCGCGCGCCGAGGACCTGCCGGTGGAGGCGGTCGACCCTCACGGCGATCGCGTAGAGCCTCCAGCCGAGGAGCAGCAGGAGGACAAGAGCGACGATGACCGCTAGGAGGATGGGGTCGAGCCCGTTCATGTGGATCCTCTCAATCGTCGAGCGCGTCCCGCAGGCGCCCGAGCGCGGTGCGCTGCCCCGGGGCGACGGTGACGCGGGTGTGGGCGGTGGACAGCGCCATGTCGTAGACGTCGAGGACGGCGTCGGTCACCCGCGCCCAGTCGTAGCGGCCGACGGCCTCGGTGGCGGCGTGGCGACGGGCCTCAGCAGCCTCGGCCCGGGTGAGGACGTCGATGATGGCCCGGGCGAGGTCGGCGCTGTCGCCATTGGTGAACAGTGAGCCGAGCCGCCCGCCCTGGAGGACGTCGGAGAAGGCGGTGAGATCGGAGGCGATGACCCGGGTGCCGGCGGCCATGGCCTCGACGAGCACAATGCCGAAAGACTCCCCGCCGGTCTGCGGGGCGACGTAGCAGGTCGCCGAGGCGAGCATGGCGGCCTTGTCTTCGTCGCTCACCCCGCCGAGGAAGGTGACGGCGCCCCCGAACCGGGCGAGCTCGCGCCGCTGGTCATCGGCCTGACCGCGACCGGCGATGAGAAAGCGCGCGCCCGGGACCGCATCGAGGACGGCGGGGATGGCGCCGGCGAGCACGGCCAGCCCCTTGCGGGGCTCATCGAGCCTTCCGAGGAAGGAGATGGTCGGGGCCCCGGGGGCGCCCGCGAAGCGCGGGTCGTCCTTGGGGGCGGAGGCGAAGGGGGCGACGTTGACGCCGTTGGGAATGACGACGGCGTCGCCGCCGTGGTACTGGATGAGGGTGCGCCGGGCCTCCTCGGACACGGCGATGCGCGCGGTGATGCGCTCCATGAGGGGGGTGGCCATCGGGGAGAGCAGCCCCCGGGCCAGCGAGCGGTCCATAGCGGCGTGGAAGGTGCCCACGACCGGGCACGTGGCCGACTGGAGGGCGAGCATCCCGATGCTCGGCGTGATCGGCTCGTGGATGTGGAGCAGGTCGTACTGGCCGTCGGCCAGCCAGCGCCGCACCCGGCGGGCCACGCGCGCCCCGAAGCTGAGGCGGGCCACGGATCCGTTGTAGGGGATGGCGACAGAATCCCCGGCGGAGGTCATCCAGTCGGGCAACTCGATGTCCTCCGAGGCGGGCGCCAGCGCGCCGACGTCGTATCCCCGGTTGATGAGCTCGGTGGAAAGGTCCATGACATGGGCCTGGACCCCTCCGT includes these proteins:
- a CDS encoding preprotein translocase subunit YajC, producing MSIMIMLAAFLIIMWLFSGFARRQQQKIVAEQDRRREEALVAGTWVRTTGGFYGQVVDVDGDVVVLATQLGDESLWNKKAIVCAEEPPFASASEDDDTAGEADDADDAAHATAEHATADSEATES
- the ruvB gene encoding Holliday junction branch migration DNA helicase RuvB, whose amino-acid sequence is MPGRFVGGGADEAERAAEAALRPKRLEDFTGQEVVRGQLSVVLRAALARGAVPDHVLLSGPPGLGKTTLAMIIAAEVGGALRLTSGPAIQHAGDLAAILSSLEEGDVLFIDEIHRLARTAEEMLYLAMEDYRVDVVVGKGPGATSIPLALPPFTVVGATTRAGLLPAPLRDRFGFTGHLDYYAPGELARILNRSAGLLGVGLEPEAASELASRSRGTPRIANRLLRRVQDWAQVHGTPGILDLQAARAALAVFEVDALGLDRLDRQVLEALCSRFGGGPVGLATLAVSVGEEPETVETVAEPYLVREGLVVRTPRGRAATPAAYAHLGLEPPAEGALLV
- the ruvA gene encoding Holliday junction branch migration protein RuvA — protein: MIASLRGTVVAVSLTSAVIETGGVGLAVLATPTTLSALRVGAEALLHTELIVREDSLTLYGFAEADERDCFRVLLGAKGVGAKLALAMLAVHTPDALRRAIAAEDVAALKRVPGLGPKGAQRIIIDVGDKLGPPLGQEPPASRGEPIAADGAAEDGEPHPDVVAALVQLGWNEASAREAVLAVGPGLAAPGQAPAVPEILRAALRWLGGGRRG
- a CDS encoding crossover junction endodeoxyribonuclease RuvC gives rise to the protein MDPGLTRCGLGCVDIDPRRRVRLVEVGVVRTPPAQSPELRILAIAEALDDWIARLGPSALSVERVFAQDNLRSVIGVAQVMGVVMLAGARAGIEVAQHTPSEAKAAVTGSGVAGKAQVQAMVARILGLAEPPKPADAADALAQAICHGWRGGGTGADGATEMVSAGGAVRASARTPAQRQWAAAQAAARRTGAVDPRHAG
- a CDS encoding YebC/PmpR family DNA-binding transcriptional regulator; amino-acid sequence: MSGHSKWATTKHKKAAIDAKRGKLFARLIKNIEVAARTGGGDPAGNPTLFDAIQKAKKNSVPADNITRAVKRGSGEEAGGADWQTIMYEGYGPAGVAFLVECLTDNRNRAASDVRVAFTRTGGSLADPGSVAYNFTRKGVVEIAKADGIDEDTILMAVLDAGAEEVIEGADSFEVISEPQDLVAVRTAVAEAGMDYDSAESQFVAGTRIEVDADGARKVLRLVDALEDLDDVQNVYTSVDISAEVAAELEADEG
- a CDS encoding NUDIX hydrolase, yielding MTPPRSAPGLAPDGRDPARVPADWRELLGSEEWRLGPEGLPFRRAARVIALREDPEPGILLVLGHDFADAARAWAFTPGGGIADGEGPREAALRELWEETGIRLAADRLIGPVVERSSDFVFNLVTCRQDEVMYLARLERPDTAALEGHLGELDRAGWTDMERDVLDSLRWWGLDELDDAVASGLTVYPESLPILARELMAGWDGAVRAIHERS
- a CDS encoding PrsW family intramembrane metalloprotease, with protein sequence MTAPGSSGWAPRAGYRRSAWAPRPTHREDVFASSAAPDWADPVAMRRVRRRRVVVGLLVVAGVIGAGIMLYVLASIASSGSSLLQMTLLALVPLTIVLTTVWWIDRWEPEPLGMLLLAFLWGVGVSTAVSLVANTSATMLLAGATNDFRYVSAVITAPLVEESTKGLGVLLIFLLARHSFNGAVDGIVYAAVVAAGFAFSENILYFLQNQDNLARTFVLRGIMSPFAHIMFTACTGVAIGASARMRSRLAWLWLTPMGLAGAICLHAFWNGALSSDLMLYFIVEVPLFVAAIALVLVLRWRERLRIRARLREYGQSGWYHEAEVTMLTTSAGRRAARRWARRRGPGAKRAMRDFQAASVQLANLRQGAMEGHSVSDFAASERTLLDRVMDSRAAYMGQR
- a CDS encoding glycosyltransferase family 4 protein, with the protein product MRIGLVCPYSMDAHGGVQAHVMDLSTELINRGYDVGALAPASEDIELPDWMTSAGDSVAIPYNGSVARLSFGARVARRVRRWLADGQYDLLHIHEPITPSIGMLALQSATCPVVGTFHAAMDRSLARGLLSPMATPLMERITARIAVSEEARRTLIQYHGGDAVVIPNGVNVAPFASAPKDDPRFAGAPGAPTISFLGRLDEPRKGLAVLAGAIPAVLDAVPGARFLIAGRGQADDQRRELARFGGAVTFLGGVSDEDKAAMLASATCYVAPQTGGESFGIVLVEAMAAGTRVIASDLTAFSDVLQGGRLGSLFTNGDSADLARAIIDVLTRAEAAEARRHAATEAVGRYDWARVTDAVLDVYDMALSTAHTRVTVAPGQRTALGRLRDALDD